A region from the Plasmodium gaboni strain SY75 chromosome Unknown, whole genome shotgun sequence genome encodes:
- a CDS encoding putative exported protein (Plasmodium exported protein, unknown function), with product MTPTYFKLIYVPLLVCIFFLIHSDVSKKSTRIKKDKYGILNLHKHRYLAENDINESKEKNRTQKNTKQNNHKLIRKNEQSNGRKKLQQNVQKDVEKNSQTITIYNEPKIVQPEKKTDLEYSLKLDNIIDNILYTSNGSRKLVNLTFIRYIMRDMSLNTNDKKELQDLIESYIYSNVDYEKNKLRKNIDNIMKKEDFKYLVIIITDLMDINNKIESYKYNIFNCIHGYIRPYVL from the exons ATGACACctacatattttaaattaatatatgttcCATTATTAGTCtgtatatttttcttaataCATAGT GATGTATCTAAAAAATCAACCAGAATTAAAAAGGATAAATATGGTATACTAAATTTACATAAGCACAGATATTTAGCAGAgaatgatataaatgaatctaaagagaaaaatagaacacaaaaaaatacaaaacaaaataatcataaaCTTATAAGAAAAAACGAACAATCAAATGGAAGGAAAAAATTACAACAAAATGTACAAAAAGATGTTGAAAAGAATAGCCAAACaattacaatatataatgagCCCAAAATAGTGCAAccagaaaaaaaaactgATTTAGAGTATTCATTAAAattagataatataatagataatattttatatacatcTAATGGAAGTAGAAAACTTGTAAATTTGACATTTATACGTTATATAATGCGAGACATGAGTTTAAATACtaatgataaaaaagaaCTTCAAGATCTTATCGAgtcttatatatatagcAATGTTGATTAtgagaaaaataaattacgtaaaaatatagataatattatgaaaaaagaagattttaaatatcttgttattattattacagATCTTATggatattaataataaaattgaatcatacaaatataatatatttaactGTATACACGGTTAT